The segment CTTTTTCGGGCCGTCGCCGGTCTTTGCTGAGCCGCATTACCCGGTTAGTACAGAAATCAACCCTTCGTCCATCCTTTTCTGAAGGGTTCCTGGCCAGTTGCGCGATTATTGCCGGCGTAATGGTCTTTTCGGCCAGTGCCTGGGCTAATTACACGTTACCCGATCAATCTTTACAGGGGAATACTTTGGAGGAGAAGCCTGCATCGGGTAAATCTTCCATCGTTGTAGCGCCTCAGGAGGAAACGCAAGAGCCACACGAAGAAGACCTGACATTGCAGCAACTGGATGATGACCTCATCATTGTGCAAAACAAAAAAGGCAAGGTGGTAGAGGTCTATGTGAATGGACAGCGTGTGCCTAAAAGTGAGTTAGGCAAGTACCAAAGCCGCATAGAGCAACAGTTAGCAGCAGCCAAAAAAGGCAAAACCCTCCGGGACGATGACGAAGTGGAAAGAGCTATGGAACGGGCAGAAGCATCCCTGGAAAGAATAGAAGAGGAAGAATTCTTCAGAGGCCCAAGACGCATGGCACCCAGACCTCCTATGCCGCCTATGCCACGTGGCGTTGCCCCCAGAAGAGGAGTAGCCCCGGTGCCTCCTGTTCCACCAGTTCCTCCGGTGCCCCCTTTATCCGATGACAAGGAAGGTAACAAAGACTACCAAAAAGCCTTGAAGGAATACGAGGCACGCATGAAAGAATATCAGGCCAGAATGGCCGAGTTTGGCACCAAGCAACTGGAGTTTGAGGCCAGAATGCAAGTCAGGCATGGTGCCCGCATGGAGGAGAATGCCCAACGGCTGGAAGAGCACAGCCGCCGGATAGAGGAGCATACTTTTCGGTTAAAAGACCATGAGAAACGCCGGGCCGAACACACCGTGCGCATGAAAGAGCACGAGGAGCGCAGAAAGAAACATGATGCCATGATGAAAGAACTCCAGACTGCATTGGTGGCTGATGGCCTGATCAAATCCACTGACGAGGACTATGAATTTAATCTGGATAAAAACGGGCTTACCGTGAATGACAAAAAGCAATCAGAGGCCTTGTTCCAGAAGTACAAGAAGATTATTCAAACCAATACTGGGGAAGACGTGGAACTGATGCTGAAGAAAGACGGAGCCAACTTCAGGGTCAAATCTAATGTAAGCACTGAGAGAACCAAGTAACGGGTCTTCTTGAACACTATTTAGCGACAATCCCTTTCCTGCTGTTTTAAGCATGCTTTTCTAAAAAGGCTGCTGAAACAATTGGAAGGGGATTGGTGTGTTTGGCAGTTTCTATCCGCAATAAAGAACTTCTATAGTTTCAAAAACCGGGGTTGAACTGCTTAGGCGTTTTGTTGGGGAACATACTCCATCCGGTACATGTCAAAGCCTTTGGCCCAGTAGTCTTTTGTCACTTCCAGTAGTTGGAAGCCTTGCTTTTCATAAAACTTGTAGACTAGTTGAGAAGTCCTGACAGAGATGGTTTGAATGTGCGGCAACTCCTGCAGCTTTTTGATCCGGTAGTGCAGAAGCAGACTGCCTAAGCCTTTGCCCTGGTGCTCGGGGTGTAGAATATCCCAGCTGATTTTCCCGGTAGCCAGATCTTCTGAAAAGTTAACCCCTCCGCAGCCTACTACTTGGTGCTGGTACTCCAACACAAAATACTGTTCAATTTCATGGTCTAAGTAGTGGGTTAAGTCAGCTTCTTCTTCGGGAGAAAAATACATGGGAGTATTCAGCATCAGCAACTCAAGAATTACCGGCTTGTCTTTAAGAGTATACTCCCTAATGACTACTTCTTGGGTCATACCTGAAATTTTTAGATTGTTTAAGTTCAGGGTAAAGGATGGTTGATGAACTGAATTCAGGTCAGATCAATGGAAAGAATGTTTAATATGTTAGTGCCAATGAGTAACTCATCTTTTTGAGTAACTCATCTTTTATTTAGATACGATCCGAAAGTCTCATTGTAGCGAAGTATATAAGACAACCCTTCGCCTCTGCTAAACTGAAATTCTTTGTTTGAACCGCCCTTGTGTACCGTAATTTTGAAGCTCCCCTCAATGAACACAGGTCTTGACACTATTTCCGAGACCTCTACTTCCAGTCTCTTCTTTAAGGTGCTTTTTTCCACAGTTAAAGTTGTGTCCAGAGTTGTCTCAAGTTCAGAGGAGGGGTTAGCGGCATCTTTGCGTTTTTGGGAGTAAAAATCAACCTTCACCAACTTTCCTTCCTTTTTGAGATTGGCGGTCCAGTTTATTTGAC is part of the Rufibacter tibetensis genome and harbors:
- a CDS encoding M56 family metallopeptidase encodes the protein MTQTLIHDAIPQAVMHALGYTLLHSLWQGALMALLVGVLLRLMHRHSAATRYWVTWGGLMALLLLSVVTYYNLYTPAVSSKEVAALASAGGIDWKTTILQTAPPSFWENALAQGHAYFNQHLPAVVMLWLLGMLLMGLRVLGGWVYVQRLRSYRTRLVPQEWQQKTQELSRRLGMRQLVKVAESALVQVPMVIGHFKPLILLPVGALTGLSTAQIEAILAHELAHIHRRDYLLNLLQSWVETLFFFHPAVWWISDCGRTEREHACDDLALALCGDSLNYAYALTHLEELLMKTNETSPRLAMAFSGRRRSLLSRITRLVQKSTLRPSFSEGFLASCAIIAGVMVFSASAWANYTLPDQSLQGNTLEEKPASGKSSIVVAPQEETQEPHEEDLTLQQLDDDLIIVQNKKGKVVEVYVNGQRVPKSELGKYQSRIEQQLAAAKKGKTLRDDDEVERAMERAEASLERIEEEEFFRGPRRMAPRPPMPPMPRGVAPRRGVAPVPPVPPVPPVPPLSDDKEGNKDYQKALKEYEARMKEYQARMAEFGTKQLEFEARMQVRHGARMEENAQRLEEHSRRIEEHTFRLKDHEKRRAEHTVRMKEHEERRKKHDAMMKELQTALVADGLIKSTDEDYEFNLDKNGLTVNDKKQSEALFQKYKKIIQTNTGEDVELMLKKDGANFRVKSNVSTERTK
- a CDS encoding GNAT family N-acetyltransferase, coding for MTQEVVIREYTLKDKPVILELLMLNTPMYFSPEEEADLTHYLDHEIEQYFVLEYQHQVVGCGGVNFSEDLATGKISWDILHPEHQGKGLGSLLLHYRIKKLQELPHIQTISVRTSQLVYKFYEKQGFQLLEVTKDYWAKGFDMYRMEYVPQQNA